In Nostoc sp. CENA543, a single genomic region encodes these proteins:
- a CDS encoding SDR family oxidoreductase, with translation MKAFVAGATGETGRRIVQELVARNIPVRALVRDIEVARAILPPDAELVVGDVLNPQSLTTALGDSTVVLCATGAKPSFDFTGPYKVDFEGTKNLVDVAKAKGIENFILVTSLCVSQFFHPLNLFWLILLWKKQAEEYLQKSGLTYTIVRPGGLKNEDNTDAIVMQGADTLFDGSIPRQKVAQVCVEALFELSARNKIVEIVAKPQASAKSFGELFQQC, from the coding sequence ATGAAAGCATTTGTAGCCGGCGCAACAGGTGAAACAGGTCGCCGTATTGTACAAGAGTTAGTAGCACGTAACATCCCTGTGCGTGCTTTAGTCAGGGATATAGAGGTAGCTAGAGCTATTTTGCCACCTGATGCCGAGTTAGTGGTGGGTGACGTATTAAACCCACAAAGCTTAACTACTGCCTTGGGTGATAGTACAGTTGTTTTGTGTGCCACTGGTGCAAAGCCGAGTTTTGATTTTACTGGCCCTTACAAGGTAGATTTTGAAGGCACTAAAAATTTAGTGGATGTAGCCAAAGCCAAGGGCATTGAGAATTTTATCTTAGTAACCTCCTTGTGTGTCTCCCAGTTTTTTCATCCGTTGAATTTATTTTGGTTAATTTTGCTATGGAAAAAACAAGCCGAGGAGTATCTACAAAAAAGTGGACTGACTTATACAATAGTCCGTCCTGGCGGTTTAAAAAATGAAGATAATACCGATGCGATCGTCATGCAAGGGGCTGATACATTATTTGACGGTAGTATTCCTCGACAAAAAGTCGCCCAAGTCTGTGTAGAAGCCTTATTTGAGCTATCTGCACGCAATAAAATCGTCGAGATAGTAGCCAAACCACAAGCCAGTGCTAAAAGCTTTGGCGAATTGTTTCAGCAATGTTAG
- a CDS encoding DUF1997 domain-containing protein — MLSTNGEYQSLEITEKIVPVAANIPDTEATGTEITTNTQTKFYGHYADCMEMYAPAQTVGEYLNTHNSWFCRCAEPMKVQPLGEHGYALTIGRFGAFGYEVEPKIGLELLPPENGVYRIRTIPIPDYQAPGYDVDYQAALQFKEDEGEVTRVEWELDLVVCIHFPRFIQRLPQSLIQSTGDRLLNQIVRQVSRRLTRKVQEDFHNTFGLPLPKHLQKKW, encoded by the coding sequence ATGCTTTCGACAAACGGCGAATACCAATCTTTAGAAATTACAGAAAAAATTGTCCCCGTTGCTGCTAACATCCCAGATACAGAAGCCACGGGTACAGAAATCACTACCAATACTCAAACTAAATTTTATGGTCATTATGCCGACTGTATGGAAATGTATGCTCCAGCCCAAACAGTTGGTGAATACCTGAACACCCATAATAGCTGGTTTTGTCGCTGTGCTGAACCTATGAAGGTACAGCCTCTAGGCGAACATGGTTACGCTTTAACTATTGGTCGATTTGGTGCGTTTGGTTATGAAGTTGAGCCGAAAATTGGCTTAGAATTGTTACCCCCAGAAAACGGAGTTTATCGCATTCGCACCATTCCTATCCCCGACTATCAAGCACCTGGTTACGATGTAGACTATCAAGCGGCTTTACAGTTCAAAGAAGATGAAGGTGAAGTCACACGGGTAGAATGGGAATTAGATTTAGTTGTTTGCATACATTTTCCGCGATTTATCCAGCGTTTGCCCCAATCTTTAATTCAGTCTACAGGCGATCGCCTACTTAACCAAATCGTCCGCCAAGTCTCTCGCCGACTCACCCGCAAAGTCCAAGAAGATTTTCACAATACTTTTGGTTTACCTTTACCAAAACATTTGCAGAAAAAGTGGTGA
- a CDS encoding DUF4079 domain-containing protein, with amino-acid sequence MSLELSASVKYWLNFFHPLIMWVLLALSLYAAYLGLQVQRTRNAQGEEKKELIKGRYNIKHYQIGSLILALMVAGAIGGMAVTYINNGKLFVGPHLLAGLGMTALIAFSAALSPFMQKGANWARVTHILLNFVMLGLFTWQAITGVEIVQRILSKA; translated from the coding sequence ATGAGTTTGGAACTGTCTGCCTCGGTTAAATATTGGCTAAATTTCTTTCACCCGTTAATTATGTGGGTGTTACTAGCACTTTCACTCTATGCTGCTTATTTAGGCTTGCAAGTACAGCGTACTCGCAACGCCCAAGGAGAAGAAAAGAAAGAATTAATTAAAGGTAGATATAACATTAAACACTACCAAATAGGCTCATTAATTTTGGCTTTGATGGTAGCCGGTGCAATTGGCGGGATGGCTGTCACGTACATCAACAACGGTAAATTGTTTGTGGGGCCGCACTTATTAGCTGGGTTGGGAATGACGGCTTTAATAGCATTTTCAGCCGCCCTATCTCCTTTTATGCAAAAAGGTGCAAATTGGGCGCGAGTGACTCACATTCTCTTAAATTTCGTAATGTTAGGACTGTTTACCTGGCAAGCTATCACCGGTGTAGAAATCGTCCAAAGAATACTTTCTAAGGCGTAG
- a CDS encoding ankyrin repeat domain-containing protein → MIDNNDALLLKAAKSGDLKRLDALLAAGANVDVCDRDGTTALMFAANLGYTEIVRSLLDAGANINLTRKRYGLTALMLAASANQLDIVQMLISRGAEINATNEDGSTALMVAALKGHSNVVHTLLKAGADINLSDKDGDTALKLAVKHGQAAVVQLILQHGADANNQDEEGETLLMMTADLGNLEVAQALLAGGADVNLQNQDGGTALFAAAAAGQGAIATILLDQGALVNHQDQDGETALNLAVIEGYLDVVQILLNRGANPQLKNHPGDTPLIVAALQGHSEIVQALLNYGANVHGDNLGETPLILAVSQGHTQTVKVLLDYGANPNATANDGKTALIKAAERNYHQIIQLLLGNGANINAQDAAGATALMWAASGGYGTAVQTLIASGADMNLKNRGGYTALMLAEFNGYRSIVQILKQAGAQN, encoded by the coding sequence ATGATTGACAACAATGATGCTTTGTTGCTGAAGGCTGCTAAAAGTGGTGATTTAAAGCGGTTGGATGCGCTGTTGGCTGCGGGTGCAAATGTAGATGTGTGCGATCGCGATGGAACTACAGCCTTAATGTTTGCTGCTAATCTAGGCTATACGGAAATTGTGCGATCGCTTTTAGATGCAGGGGCAAATATTAATTTAACTAGAAAACGCTATGGTTTGACGGCGTTAATGTTGGCGGCTAGTGCTAATCAATTAGATATTGTGCAGATGTTAATCTCTAGAGGGGCTGAGATTAACGCTACTAATGAAGATGGTAGTACGGCTTTAATGGTAGCGGCACTGAAAGGCCACAGCAATGTAGTACACACTTTGCTCAAGGCTGGGGCTGATATCAATTTGTCAGATAAAGATGGTGATACGGCTTTGAAGCTAGCTGTAAAACATGGGCAAGCTGCTGTAGTGCAGTTGATTTTACAACATGGCGCGGATGCTAACAACCAAGACGAAGAAGGGGAAACCTTGCTGATGATGACAGCTGACTTGGGAAATTTGGAGGTAGCCCAAGCATTGCTAGCGGGTGGGGCTGATGTCAATTTACAAAATCAAGACGGTGGAACTGCACTCTTTGCAGCTGCGGCGGCTGGACAGGGAGCGATCGCCACTATACTACTAGATCAAGGGGCTTTAGTTAATCATCAAGATCAAGACGGTGAAACTGCTTTAAACCTTGCCGTCATAGAAGGATATCTAGATGTAGTGCAAATTCTACTCAATCGAGGTGCTAATCCTCAACTGAAAAACCATCCGGGTGATACACCTTTGATAGTAGCTGCATTACAGGGACACAGCGAGATAGTGCAAGCATTACTCAACTATGGCGCAAATGTACATGGGGATAATCTGGGTGAAACTCCTTTAATCTTAGCTGTCTCCCAAGGACATACACAGACAGTCAAGGTATTGTTAGATTATGGCGCGAATCCTAACGCCACAGCTAACGATGGCAAAACTGCGCTAATTAAGGCAGCAGAACGCAACTATCACCAGATAATTCAGTTATTGTTAGGCAATGGTGCAAACATTAATGCTCAAGATGCAGCTGGGGCTACAGCTTTGATGTGGGCAGCATCGGGAGGTTATGGTACAGCAGTCCAGACATTAATAGCATCTGGGGCTGATATGAATTTAAAAAACCGTGGTGGTTATACTGCTTTGATGCTGGCGGAATTTAATGGCTATAGAAGCATTGTGCAGATTTTGAAGCAAGCAGGAGCGCAAAATTAG
- a CDS encoding cobalamin biosynthesis protein, with amino-acid sequence MATIPQKNPLIKDLWLGMGCTSGISSELLVTAVEQVCRNYELRLAAIAGIATIDIKAREISLVEFCRSHGLPLTTFPAEMLAQVAVPHGDMAIAKIVGTPSVAEAAAILAASQTNLAVKLIVPKQIIRLPEKPGAVTIAVAQTLLND; translated from the coding sequence GTGGCAACGATTCCTCAAAAAAATCCATTAATAAAGGACTTGTGGTTGGGGATGGGCTGTACATCTGGTATTTCTTCTGAGTTATTAGTAACAGCAGTTGAGCAAGTTTGTCGTAATTATGAACTAAGGTTAGCAGCGATCGCTGGCATTGCTACTATTGATATCAAAGCTAGAGAAATCAGCTTAGTAGAGTTTTGTCGTAGTCATGGCTTACCTTTAACAACCTTTCCCGCCGAGATGTTAGCTCAAGTTGCGGTGCCGCATGGTGACATGGCGATCGCTAAAATAGTAGGAACACCAAGTGTAGCTGAAGCGGCAGCAATTTTAGCCGCCTCGCAGACAAATTTAGCAGTTAAGCTGATAGTCCCCAAACAAATTATCCGCCTACCAGAAAAACCAGGAGCAGTAACAATTGCCGTAGCTCAAACCCTGCTGAATGACTAA
- a CDS encoding phage holin family protein, which produces MKNFLLTWLGTAVALLVTAHIVPGFEVKSFVAALLAVAVIGLVNAFVRPILGFLAFPITLLTFGLFTLVLNAFLLWLASILTPRDYFVIDGPLAAFLGSIVLSIVSSVINYILRGIEE; this is translated from the coding sequence ATGAAAAACTTTCTGTTGACTTGGCTAGGTACTGCGGTAGCTTTGTTAGTTACCGCCCATATCGTACCAGGATTTGAAGTAAAGAGTTTTGTGGCTGCGCTACTTGCTGTGGCTGTTATTGGATTGGTTAATGCTTTTGTCAGACCAATTTTAGGTTTTTTGGCATTTCCTATTACTCTATTGACCTTTGGTTTATTTACACTTGTGCTGAATGCTTTTTTACTCTGGTTAGCAAGTATTCTCACACCTCGTGACTATTTTGTAATTGATGGCCCGTTAGCTGCTTTTTTAGGGTCAATTGTATTATCTATAGTTTCTAGTGTAATTAACTACATTTTAAGAGGTATAGAGGAATAG
- a CDS encoding peptidoglycan-binding protein, protein MSYLNLLKTFRCCSTSRFYWLLLFSCSSVFLGLSAVVAVATPQQIAQQVGISRPTLKVGSQGERVSELQAALKLLGFYSGAVDGNYNEATANAVSQFKQTVGLSPDGIVDAATWQKLFPNQPLTASTPTTNPPSNFPVPTQPATVINNRPEPRPANPRTVPNQVVGTKPTPNRTPTKPPNNQVVKTTPVSRTTNSRQNPSNTTRLSPTPPADRIVGVQYTTEGWPILRVGMSNAEVSKLQTRLSQLGFLKGSVDGYFGVMTETAVKAAQKRYGINPDGVVGGATWEALLQSSSQRR, encoded by the coding sequence ATGAGTTACTTAAATTTACTCAAGACATTTCGCTGTTGCAGCACAAGTAGGTTTTATTGGTTACTGTTGTTTTCTTGTTCGTCTGTGTTCCTTGGCTTATCGGCTGTAGTCGCAGTTGCTACACCCCAACAAATAGCCCAACAAGTTGGGATCAGTCGTCCTACTCTCAAGGTTGGTAGTCAAGGTGAACGTGTCTCGGAACTTCAGGCGGCTCTGAAACTGTTGGGTTTTTACTCCGGTGCAGTGGATGGTAACTATAATGAAGCAACAGCCAATGCAGTTTCTCAATTTAAACAAACGGTGGGTTTGAGTCCAGATGGTATTGTGGATGCAGCTACTTGGCAAAAACTCTTCCCCAACCAACCTTTGACAGCATCAACACCAACAACCAATCCCCCATCTAATTTTCCCGTTCCAACTCAACCTGCTACGGTCATTAATAATAGACCTGAACCCAGGCCAGCTAATCCCCGCACTGTTCCTAATCAAGTTGTTGGGACTAAGCCTACCCCCAACCGGACACCGACTAAACCCCCAAATAATCAAGTGGTTAAAACTACGCCAGTTTCTAGGACTACGAATTCCAGACAAAACCCAAGTAATACCACTCGTTTGAGTCCGACTCCGCCGGCTGACCGCATTGTTGGTGTGCAGTACACTACCGAAGGCTGGCCAATTTTGCGCGTGGGGATGAGTAACGCGGAGGTTAGTAAGCTACAAACAAGATTGAGTCAGTTAGGTTTTCTCAAGGGTAGTGTAGATGGTTACTTTGGCGTGATGACTGAAACGGCGGTGAAAGCAGCACAAAAACGCTATGGGATTAATCCTGATGGCGTAGTTGGTGGTGCTACTTGGGAGGCTTTATTACAGAGTTCTTCTCAACGGCGTTAA
- a CDS encoding pitrilysin family protein: protein MTQTVNPSLSNNSPVHRTVLNNGIVVLVAENPAADIIAGRIFIRAGSCCEPREKAGLAHLLAAVITKGCDGLSSMEIAEEVESVGASLSADTSTDYFLMSLKTVTEDFSQILSLAGRILRSPTFPTTQVELERRLTINSIRSQKEQPFTLAMEQMRRVIYQDHPYAMSVMGDENSVNNITQTDLIEYHQTYFRPDNIVISIAGRITCNEAIALVESVFGDWQIPEQATPTSNLPEIPLAPQSQLKPVQTQQSIVMLGYLGAAVNSPDYAPLKLLSTYLGNGLSSRLFVELREKRGLAYEVSAFYPTKLYPASFLVYMGTAPENTTIALEGLHTEVELLCTTELSETTLQTAKNKMLGQYALGKQTNGQIAQIYGWYEILGLGIDYDQKFQELMAAVTPQDTLIAARHHFQKPYISLVGQEEAINRAILSAEL, encoded by the coding sequence ATGACTCAAACTGTGAATCCTTCTTTGTCTAACAATTCCCCTGTTCATCGCACTGTATTAAACAACGGTATTGTCGTGCTAGTAGCAGAAAATCCGGCTGCGGATATTATTGCGGGGAGAATTTTTATCCGTGCGGGTAGTTGCTGCGAACCGCGAGAAAAAGCAGGTTTAGCGCATTTACTAGCAGCAGTCATCACTAAAGGATGTGATGGACTTTCTAGTATGGAAATTGCGGAAGAAGTCGAATCTGTGGGAGCTAGTTTGAGTGCAGATACATCGACTGATTATTTTTTAATGTCCTTAAAGACAGTAACAGAAGATTTTTCTCAGATATTATCACTGGCGGGACGGATTTTGCGATCGCCTACTTTCCCCACTACCCAAGTAGAACTAGAACGGCGTTTAACCATCAATAGTATTCGTTCCCAAAAAGAACAACCCTTCACCTTGGCGATGGAACAAATGCGGCGGGTAATTTACCAAGATCATCCTTATGCAATGTCAGTCATGGGGGATGAAAACAGCGTCAACAATATCACCCAAACCGACTTAATAGAGTATCACCAAACTTATTTTCGCCCAGACAATATAGTTATTAGCATTGCTGGACGCATCACCTGCAATGAAGCCATAGCTTTAGTTGAGTCAGTCTTTGGAGATTGGCAAATTCCAGAACAAGCAACACCAACCAGTAATTTACCGGAAATTCCACTAGCACCACAATCCCAACTCAAACCCGTACAGACACAGCAATCTATCGTTATGTTGGGTTATTTAGGTGCAGCAGTCAATTCTCCTGATTACGCGCCATTAAAATTGCTCTCTACCTATTTAGGTAATGGCTTATCTAGCCGCCTATTTGTGGAATTACGAGAAAAACGTGGTCTAGCCTACGAAGTTTCAGCCTTTTACCCAACTAAACTATATCCAGCCTCATTTTTAGTTTATATGGGTACAGCCCCAGAAAATACCACTATCGCCTTAGAAGGATTACATACAGAAGTAGAGTTACTCTGCACTACAGAATTGTCCGAAACCACTCTGCAAACTGCCAAGAACAAAATGTTAGGACAGTATGCTTTGGGTAAACAAACAAACGGACAAATTGCCCAAATCTACGGTTGGTACGAAATTTTAGGCTTAGGAATTGACTACGACCAAAAATTTCAAGAACTAATGGCTGCCGTCACTCCCCAAGACACTTTAATCGCAGCCCGTCACCACTTCCAGAAACCTTATATTTCTTTAGTAGGTCAAGAAGAAGCGATTAACCGCGCGATTTTGAGTGCTGAGTTGTGA